One region of Wyeomyia smithii strain HCP4-BCI-WySm-NY-G18 chromosome 3, ASM2978416v1, whole genome shotgun sequence genomic DNA includes:
- the LOC129730588 gene encoding uncharacterized protein LOC129730588 has translation MSTEEEFDQCLGSFLGNEQSIALLLDYDGALAEIPDRPELSVIPPETKETLRNIVNSGKAFVAIISGRSADDVQEKVGIANIIYSGNHGLEVLHPDGTRHNQAIPKAVSDNFDRMIDQLNEEVAHNGAWVQNKQFSISLHYRDMDPRLVPEMVQKARRIIESHGYRADSAYQVLDGNPPIEWNKGRAAEYILGANFDKDWKRRKVIFAGDDATDEHVMVLLKGSGKSFRITRGQDVESSADFKLSSTKSVYQMLKWLEKKLCV, from the exons ATGTCAACAGAGGAAGAGTTTGACCAATGTCTTGGAAG TTTCCTCGGAAACGAGCAGTCCATTGCCCTGCTGCTGGACTATGATGGAGCGTTAGCCGAAATTCCGGACAGGCCGGAGCTAAGCGTTATACCACCGGAAACGAAAGAAACGTTACGCAACATTGTCAACAGCGGGAAGGCGTTTGTGGCAATCATATCCGGGCGAAGTGCGGACGATGTGCAGGAGAAAGTTGGCATTGCCAACATCATCTATTCCGGTAATCATGGGCTGGAGGTGCTTCACCCCGATGGAACCAGACACAACCAGGCGATTCCGAAGGCGGTATCAGATAACTTTGATAGAATGATCGATCAGCTTAATGAAGAG GTTGCACATAACGGAGCTTGGGTGCAGAATAAGCAGTTCTCCATCAGTCTGCACTATCGCGACATGGATCCACGCTTGGTTCCGGAGATGGTGCAGAAGGCCAGACGAATCATCGAGTCGCATGGTTACCGTGCAGATTCGGCTTACCAAGTACTAGATGGAAATCCTCCCATCGAGTGGAACAAGGGACGTGCGGCGGAATACATCCTTGGTGCTAACTTTGACAAGGATTGGAAGAGGAGAAAAGTTATTTTCGCGGGAGATGATGCCACGGATGAACATGTCATGGTATTGCTCAAAGGCTCCGGAAAATCTTTCCGTATCACCCGAGGGCAGGACGTTGAAAGCAGTGCAGATTTTAAACTTTCCTCAACAAAGTCGGTTTATCAAATGCTTAAATGGTTGGAGAAAAAGTTGTGTGTATAA